The DNA segment GCGTCAGGGTGTCACCGTCGATGAGGATACGGGGGCGCGACATTGGGGGCTCCAAGGGGTGGTGGAATGCGAGACAGCGGCCAGCGGGGCTTTACACCGGGGAGTGGGGCTCGTATAGGTCCGCGCGACTGAAGAGGGAGGTCACGGTCCCCGTGGCGCTGATCGTCCAGAAGTATGGCGGTACCTCCGTTGGTGACACCGAGCGGATGAAGAACGTCGCCCGCCGCTGTCTGGCTGCCCAACAGGCGGGCCATGACGTGGTGGTGGTGGTCTCGGCGATGTCGGGTGAGACGAACCGACTGCTCAAGCTGGTGGCGCAGATCACCGACCGGCCGGACGAGCGTGAGCAGGATGTCGTCGTGGCCACCGGGGAGCAGGTCTCCATCGGATTGGTGGCGATGGCCATCCAGGCCCAGGGCGGCAAAGCGACGAGCTTCCTGGGGCACCAGGTGCGCATCGTCACCGACAGCACCTTCTCGAAAGCGCGCATCAAGAGCATCGACGCGCAGCCCATCCGCCAGGCCCTGTCCAAGGGGCACATCGTGGTGGTGGCCGGCTTCCAGGGCGTGGACGAGGAGGGCAGCGTCACGACGCTGGGGCGCGGGGGCTCGGACACCACGGCGGTGGCGGTGGCCGCGGCGCTGAGCGCGGATGCGTGTGAAATCTATACGGACGTCGACGGCGTCTACACCACGGACCCGAACATGGTCCCCGCCGCGCGCAAGCTGGAGCGCATCGCCTACGAGGAGATGCTGGAGCTGGCGAGCGTGGGCGCGAAGGTGTTGCAGATCCGCTCCGTCGAATTCGCCATGAAGTACAAGGTGCCGCTCTGGGTGAAGTCGTCGTTCTCCCAGGACCCGGGCACACTCGTGTGTGAGGAGGACAAGTCCATGGAGGACGTGCTGGTCCGCGGCGTGGCGTATGACCGCAACGAGGCGAAGATCACCATCTGCGGCGTGCCGGACGTGCCGGGCGTGGCGGCGAAGATCTTCGGCCCGCTCGACGAGAAGCACATCGTGGTGGACCTCATCGTCCAGAACCAGTCCCGCGAGGGGCGCACGGACCTGACCTTCACGGTGGGCAAGTCGGACTTCCTCAAGGCGCAGGAGGTGGTGCGCGAGGCGGTGAAGGACATCCCCGTCTCCGGCATCGAGACGGACGACAACGTGGCCAAGGTGTCCATCGTCGGCGTGGGCATGCGCAACCACTCGGGCGTGGCGGCGCGGATGTTCACGGCGCTGTCCGCCGAGGGCATCAACATCCAGATGATCTCCACGTCGGAGATCAAGGTGTCCTGCGTGGTCCACTCCAAGTACACGGAGCTGGCGGTGCGGGCGCTGCACACGGCATTCGGGTTGGATCAGCCGCTGCCTCCCGAGGGCGCGACGACGGTGTCTGAGACGGCGGCGCTCAAGGGCGAGAAGGTCTGAGCCGGTGGCGGGGCGGACGGCCGCGCTCGCCGTCGTCGCGTTGGCGGTGATGGGTGTCGGGGCGGTGGCCCGCTGGCGCTGGCCGGATTCCCGGTCAGCGTTGGATTGTCCTCCGGAGGCGGTGCGGATCCGGGCGGACGGGGTGGCGACGTGTGGTGAGGGCGAGGAGCCCACGGGGGCGGCGGCGCTGGCGTTGGGGCGCAGGCTGGACCTGAACGTCGCCACGGCGGAGGAGCTGGCGTTGTTGCCGGGCGTGGGGGCTTCGCTGGCGCGGGCGCTGGTGGAGGCTCGGGAGGCGGCGGGCGGGTTCCGGAGTTGGGAGGCGGTGGACGAGGTCCCCGGGGTTGGAGAAGCCCGGTTGAAGACCCTCCAGGCGGCCACGGTGTTGGGCTCGCCTCCGGATGCCGGGCCCGTGTGGTAAGCACGCGGCGTGCAGATCGCCTGCCCTCAGTGCTCGATGCAGTATGCCTTGGATCCCCGCCTGCTTCCGCCGGGAGGGGCGTCGGTCCAGTGTACTCGCTGCGGCCATGTGTTCCTGGCCTCGCCCCAGGCGCAGACACCGCGTCCCGTCACCGCTGAGGGCGCTGGCCCCAAGACGCCGAGTGGCTCGTGGGGCACGGCGCCCGGTGGCAATCCCAGCTTGATGCGCACGCAGATCTTCGGCTCCGGGAAGGCGTCGGAAGGCGCGGGTGCTGGCGGTGCGCAGGCCGCGGGCGCACAGGGGACGACGCAGACCTTCGGCGCGGTGGGCGGGGCGCACGATGCCGTGAGCGGGCAGGGCGGGACGCAGACCTCGGGTACTCATGGGGCCACGCAGACCTTCGGCGCGGTCGGCTCCCAGGGCGCGGCATCGACCGAGGGCGTGGGCGCCTACGGCTCGACGCAGACATTCGGCGCGGTGGGCACGCCTGGCATGACGCAGTCCTCTGCGGGTGCTCACGGTTCGACGCAGACCTTCGGCGCGGTCGGCGCCCCTGGCATGACGCAGGCCTCTTCGGGTGCTCACGGCTCGACGCAGACGTTCGGCGCGGTCCCTCCGTCCGCCCCGGCTCCCGCCACTCCAGGCAGCCCGATCTTCCCCAGCAACACAGGCGGAAGCCCACGCCAGACCACCCAGGTCTTCGGTGCGGCCACGTCGGGCCCCCCTCCGTCGCCCCCATCGATTGCTCCCGTGACACTCGGAGCCTCGGGGACGTCAGGCTCGAGCCCGTCCACCCCCGCGAGCATCACGCCGCCGGGCGCTCCCGCCCCCATCGGACGCACGCTCACATACGGCGCCGTGTCCGACTCGGCCGGAGCAGGACCGATCCCGGAGCTCCCCCCCGAGAGCTCCACGAGTCTCTACGGCGAAGCCCCGTCCTCCACCGACCTCTTCGGTGCCGCCAACAACTCCGGGGCCCCGGTCAATCGCAAGACCTCCCTGTACGGCGCCGCCACCGACTCCGGGTCGCACGGCGTGAACCTGCCGCCCATGGAGCTGCCGGGACTCGGCGCCCTGGGCGCGGCCGGTGGCTCCGGTCCCAGCGCCCCGGAGCCCGCCTACCGCCGAGGCGGCGTCTCCCTCCCACCGGAGCTGCTGTCCGCGAACCGCGAGTCCGCGGCCATCGATGCCTCGGCGCCTTCGAGCTCCTCCTCGCGGCTCTGGCTGGGCCTGGTCGTGGCGGCCGGAGTGCTGCTGGCCGGAGTGCTCGCCTATCCCGCGTGGAAGAACCGCGACGCGGACATGCCGGCCACCGCGGTGACGGAGAAGGAGCGGGCCTCGGTCCTGCTGCGCAGGGACGACTCCGCCTCCAGGGACCAGGCCATCCAGAGCCTCAAGGCCCTCACGGCCACGCATCCCAAGTACACCGAGGCCCAGGCCGAGCTCGTCGTGGCGCTCTCGCTGCGCCTGGGCGAACTCCAGGCCGAGGCCGAGCGGCTGCGAGCCCAGGGCGAGCTGCTCCAGCGTGACATCGACAACCTCGCCGCCGCGCAGGCCACCGTCGACTGGGAGAGCCGCGTCAACGCGCTGAAGGCGCAGCGCGAGGACGTCATCAAGCTCGGCGGCCCCCTGCGCATCGAGATCGACCGCCTGCGCAAGGAAGTGGACGTCCTCGCCGAGGCCCTCGAGGCCGCGCCCGAGGTGGAGCCCACGTCCGCCCTGGCCGCGCGGGTGAAGGCCCGGGCCCTGCACGCGGGTGTGACGGCGGCGCCGGATGCCCTCGCGCTGGCCGAGCGCCTGCGCAACGTGGAGGGCGCCCCGAAGGCGTGGAGCACCGTGGCCCGCGCCGAGTACGTGCTCAGCTCGGGCTCGCCGCCGGACTCGGTGGCCCAGTCCGTGTCGGAGCTGGAGACGCTCCGTCAGGCGGATGGAACCCTGCTGCGCCCCTACGTCCTGGGGGCCCGGCTGGCCCTGCGCCAGAAGGACCCGGCGGCGGCGCGTTCACTGCTGGACGACGTGCTGGCGCTCAACAAGAACCACGAGCTGGCGCGAAAGCTGCTCGAGCAGGTCTCCGCGAGCGCCCCGCAGCCCTGAAACGACGTGTGTCACACCCGGGAGGAGGACTGGAGAAAGTCCAGTCCCACCCGGCGCTGATCCCCACGCCTGCCCCGGGGCTCCGAGCGGAGCGGGGTGCTCGGGCGGGGCATGCCTCTTGCTGAACCCAGGGCCGATTCGAGGACTGGGTCTTGGGAGGCATGGTCGATGGC comes from the Myxococcus fulvus genome and includes:
- a CDS encoding aspartate kinase; the encoded protein is MALIVQKYGGTSVGDTERMKNVARRCLAAQQAGHDVVVVVSAMSGETNRLLKLVAQITDRPDEREQDVVVATGEQVSIGLVAMAIQAQGGKATSFLGHQVRIVTDSTFSKARIKSIDAQPIRQALSKGHIVVVAGFQGVDEEGSVTTLGRGGSDTTAVAVAAALSADACEIYTDVDGVYTTDPNMVPAARKLERIAYEEMLELASVGAKVLQIRSVEFAMKYKVPLWVKSSFSQDPGTLVCEEDKSMEDVLVRGVAYDRNEAKITICGVPDVPGVAAKIFGPLDEKHIVVDLIVQNQSREGRTDLTFTVGKSDFLKAQEVVREAVKDIPVSGIETDDNVAKVSIVGVGMRNHSGVAARMFTALSAEGINIQMISTSEIKVSCVVHSKYTELAVRALHTAFGLDQPLPPEGATTVSETAALKGEKV
- a CDS encoding ComEA family DNA-binding protein, translating into MAGRTAALAVVALAVMGVGAVARWRWPDSRSALDCPPEAVRIRADGVATCGEGEEPTGAAALALGRRLDLNVATAEELALLPGVGASLARALVEAREAAGGFRSWEAVDEVPGVGEARLKTLQAATVLGSPPDAGPVW